A section of the Branchiostoma lanceolatum isolate klBraLanc5 chromosome 19, klBraLanc5.hap2, whole genome shotgun sequence genome encodes:
- the LOC136425804 gene encoding ryncolin-1-like codes for MATARCVQFLCVSLVIFCTGKTVAGAGDVIGWSTDCAAVKSGTWSYTFRTPAGFLAATHLQRPRATCEQLKQHLETAGGMLEQTKRVLEPPEMKDCSAIFQWLNGKAISGVYNIRPAGANRTVPAYCRMAGGEGWTVLQRRQDGSVDFFRTWAEYKRGFGDPTTEFWLGNDNIHLLTNQAEYKLRVDLETFDGKATYAQYKIFSIADEASAYKMTEAAGYSGTAGTAFLRLKGKPFITRDRDSKTKIASKFRTAGWLYTSYSGNLNGVYHTPQTAPTKTTMILDAIRWSRRKTYGSKFRLLKFVEMRIAPNVT; via the exons ATGGCAACAGCACGCTGCGTCCAGTTTCTGTGCGTGAGTCTAGTGATCTTTTGTACCGGCAAGACCGTGGCAGGTGCCGGCGACGTCATCGGGTGGTCTACAGACTGCGCTGCCGTGAAGAGCGG GACCTGGAGCTACACCTTCCGCACACCTGCGGGTTTTCTGGCCGCGACGCACCTGCAGCGGCCCCGAGCCACCTGCGAGCAGCTGAAACAGCACCTGGAGACAGCCGGAGGGATGTTGGAACAGACCAAGAGGGTCCTCGAACCTCCGGAGATGAAGG ATTGCTCGGCCATTTTCCAGTGGTTGAACGGGAAGGCCATAAGCGGCGTGTACAACATCCGCCCGGCGGGGGCAAACCGAACCGTCCCCGCCTACTGTCGCATGGCAGGTGGTGAAGGCTGGACCGTGCTCCAGCGGCGTCAGGACGGCTCCGTCGACTTCTTCCGCACCTGGGCCGAGTACAAGCGCGGCTTCGGCGACCCGACCACGGAGTTCTGGCTCGGCAACGACAACATCCACCTGCTGACCAACCAGGCTGAGTACAAGCTGAGGGTGGACTTGGAGACGTTTGACGGGAAAGCGACCTACGCCCAGTACAAGATCTTCTCCATCGCAGACGAAGCCTCGGCCTACAAGATGACGGAGGCGGCCGGCTACAGCGGAACCGCCGGCACCGCTTTCTTGCGACTCAAGGGTAAGCCCTTCATCACAAGGGACAGGGACAGCAAGACCAAGATAGCCAGTAAGTTTAGAACCGCGGGGTGGCTATACACCTCGTATTCCGGCAACCTGAACGGTGTGTACCACACCCCGCAAACCGCGCCGACCAAAACCACCATGATCCTCGATGCTATCAGGTGGTCCCGAAGGAAAACATACGGATCTAAGTTCCGCTTACTGAAGTTTGTTGAGATGAGGATCGcacctaacgttacatag